A genomic window from Candidatus Thermoplasmatota archaeon includes:
- the tuf gene encoding translation elongation factor EF-1 subunit alpha, producing MATKPHMNIVFIGHVDHGKSTTVGRLLLDTGTIPQYVLDQLKKEAEEKGKGGFEFAYVMDNLKEERERGVTIDIAHKKFETNKTYFTIIDAPGHRDFVKNMITGTSQADCAVIVVGASEGIQEQTREHVYLAKVLGVQQIIVAVNKMDTQNYDQKKFEAIKADAEKLLKTVGFKPEQVLGYIPISAYHGDNVAKKSDKLGWTKQTLVETLDAIKEPAKATDKPLRVPVQDVYTITGIGTVPVGRVETGVLKPGDKVIFNPSNKAGEVKDIEMHHEKIPQAGPGDNIGFNVRGVGKDDVRRGDVCGPQSNPPKVAKSFKAQVVVLKHPSAISVGYTPVFHCHTAQVACTFEALLEKKDPKTGATTEQNPQFLKTGDIGVVKIRPTRPLALETFKDIPQLARFAIRDMGTTVAAGICLEIES from the coding sequence ATGGCAACCAAGCCCCACATGAACATCGTCTTCATCGGCCACGTCGACCACGGCAAGAGCACCACCGTCGGCCGGCTTTTGCTGGACACCGGCACGATCCCGCAGTACGTGCTCGACCAGCTCAAGAAGGAGGCCGAGGAGAAGGGCAAGGGCGGTTTCGAGTTCGCCTACGTCATGGACAACCTCAAGGAGGAGCGCGAGCGCGGCGTCACGATCGACATCGCGCACAAGAAGTTCGAGACGAACAAGACCTACTTCACCATCATCGACGCCCCGGGCCACCGTGACTTCGTGAAGAACATGATCACGGGCACGAGCCAGGCCGACTGCGCCGTCATCGTCGTCGGCGCCTCCGAGGGCATCCAGGAGCAGACCCGCGAGCACGTGTACCTCGCGAAGGTGCTCGGCGTGCAGCAGATCATCGTGGCCGTCAACAAGATGGACACGCAGAACTACGACCAGAAGAAGTTCGAAGCGATCAAGGCGGACGCGGAGAAGCTCCTGAAGACCGTGGGCTTCAAGCCCGAACAGGTTCTCGGCTACATTCCCATCAGCGCCTACCACGGCGACAACGTCGCGAAGAAGAGCGACAAGCTCGGATGGACCAAGCAAACGCTCGTCGAGACGCTCGACGCCATCAAGGAGCCCGCCAAGGCCACGGACAAGCCGCTGCGCGTCCCCGTCCAGGACGTCTACACGATCACCGGCATCGGCACGGTGCCCGTGGGCCGCGTCGAGACGGGCGTCTTGAAGCCCGGCGACAAGGTCATCTTCAACCCGAGCAACAAGGCCGGCGAGGTCAAGGACATCGAGATGCACCACGAGAAGATCCCGCAGGCCGGGCCCGGCGACAACATCGGCTTCAACGTGCGCGGCGTCGGCAAGGACGACGTGCGCCGCGGCGACGTGTGCGGGCCCCAGAGCAACCCGCCCAAGGTGGCAAAGTCGTTCAAGGCCCAGGTCGTCGTGCTCAAGCACCCCTCGGCCATCTCGGTCGGCTACACGCCGGTCTTCCACTGCCACACGGCGCAGGTCGCCTGCACCTTCGAGGCCCTCCTCGAGAAGAAGGACCCGAAGACGGGCGCCACGACGGAGCAGAACCCGCAGTTCCTGAAGACGGGGGACATCGGCGTCGTCAAGATCCGCCCGACGCGCCCGCTGGCCCTCGAGACCTTCAAGGACATCCCGCAGCTCGCGCGCTTTGCCATCCGCGACATGGGCACGACCGTCGCGGCCGGCATCTGCCTCGAGATCGAAAGTTAG
- a CDS encoding sialidase family protein, with product MRPLFALLLAASLFSTVLSGCLDPAGTDRDAPDPPPSLFLPALVCDPVCNSVASGVATPANEPHIAVNPRNPLNIVAGGNDYTGPVADSWTGYYYSNDGGKTWTRGLTPGCPGCTPTVPPSPLSAFGLAGDAVVAFDKDGNAYLSGLATRRAGLTSSGGSAIFVSKSTDGGATWPQVTLVHTLDGTAGFHDKEWIATGPNGEVYVAWALFLASSLPSIVFSRSVDGGRTWLPAPVVISDLAGASLANQGAIVVVGSDGTLYVTWIDHATRRIVLARSTDRGDTWTRPTEVARITPIGQLPNAAYRTPDLHTFAIDASDGPTKDALYVAWHDKRNGDADIFLSRSLDGGATWSAPLRVNDDEVGNGKDQWMPGISVSDAGLVSLLFYDRREDSANKLLRTYYAWSDGERVLGNFALSDVAFDGDLGKGSAVGGAINPQASFMGDYQAIASGPGFAIGIWADTRTGATTNSDLYTARVQLPTR from the coding sequence GTGCGCCCGCTTTTCGCGCTGCTGCTTGCAGCCTCGCTTTTCTCGACCGTCCTCTCGGGCTGCCTGGACCCTGCCGGCACCGACCGCGACGCCCCGGACCCGCCGCCCTCGCTCTTTCTGCCCGCGCTCGTGTGCGACCCGGTCTGCAACTCCGTCGCTTCGGGCGTGGCAACGCCCGCCAACGAGCCCCACATCGCCGTGAACCCGCGCAACCCGCTCAACATCGTGGCCGGCGGCAACGACTACACGGGCCCCGTGGCGGATTCGTGGACGGGGTACTACTACTCGAACGACGGGGGCAAGACCTGGACGCGCGGCCTTACGCCCGGATGCCCCGGCTGCACGCCGACGGTTCCGCCAAGCCCGCTTTCGGCCTTTGGCCTGGCCGGCGACGCCGTCGTCGCCTTCGACAAGGACGGCAACGCGTACCTCTCGGGCTTGGCGACGCGCCGCGCGGGCCTCACCTCAAGCGGTGGAAGCGCGATCTTCGTCTCGAAGAGCACGGACGGCGGCGCCACGTGGCCGCAGGTCACGCTCGTGCACACGCTCGACGGGACGGCGGGATTCCACGACAAGGAGTGGATCGCCACGGGCCCCAACGGCGAGGTCTACGTCGCTTGGGCCCTGTTCCTTGCGTCCTCTCTTCCGAGCATCGTCTTCTCGCGCAGCGTGGACGGCGGTCGCACGTGGCTGCCCGCGCCGGTGGTCATCTCGGATCTCGCGGGCGCGAGCCTTGCCAACCAGGGCGCGATCGTCGTGGTGGGCAGCGACGGCACGCTGTACGTCACGTGGATCGACCACGCGACGCGGCGCATCGTGCTCGCCAGGAGCACGGACCGCGGCGACACGTGGACGCGCCCGACCGAGGTCGCGCGCATCACGCCGATCGGGCAGCTTCCAAACGCCGCCTACCGCACGCCCGACCTCCACACGTTTGCGATCGACGCAAGCGACGGGCCCACGAAGGACGCGCTGTACGTCGCCTGGCACGACAAGCGCAACGGCGATGCGGACATCTTCCTGTCGCGGTCGCTCGACGGCGGCGCGACCTGGAGCGCGCCGCTTCGGGTGAACGACGACGAGGTGGGAAACGGCAAGGACCAGTGGATGCCGGGCATCTCCGTCTCGGACGCGGGCCTCGTCTCGCTCCTCTTCTACGACCGGCGCGAGGACTCCGCCAACAAGCTTCTGCGGACGTACTACGCGTGGAGCGACGGCGAGCGCGTGCTTGGCAACTTCGCCCTCTCGGACGTCGCCTTCGACGGCGATCTTGGAAAAGGAAGCGCGGTGGGCGGCGCGATCAACCCGCAGGCGTCGTTCATGGGCGACTACCAGGCGATCGCCTCGGGCCCCGGCTTTGCGATCGGCATCTGGGCCGACACGCGCACGGGGGCTACAACGAACAGCGATCTCTACACGGCGCGCGTGCAGCTGCCCACCCGGTAG